A window of Puniceicoccaceae bacterium contains these coding sequences:
- a CDS encoding DUF4340 domain-containing protein, translating into MKLRTTLLLVVLNAVVFFFLLRQESPFDLRTRMGSAEAGILNRPMSEVVGIRVDGQTLERPYHLILEQGRWRIQEPVQWDANAFAVRSMISQMEAAEVSVRFPVSDIQSRQQSLADFGLEDPHLVVHLDYGDEVRTFSFGAPVEINDQLYLLGPDRQEIWVVRSSLVQPFLIELSDLRSSSLFSIPVFEVRSLLVEFTDDGSRRRFTRDESGWVMDTPFFAEANTERVQGAIHRLVNHEVDASTLVPGEGVQQQEVTHFNAIARFEVIGNRRNSTLLVSRYLVNGEAHPALYLARFEGAATTFLLPRAEIDWWRTSQSSLRERHFLNLKPAAISKVELVSGSQEPRTLRLLRLENDQWRIYAGPSTVDLVDFLADGPTVVEILTELNDLIALEFVNDDPSTSDLDTYGLAEPSLTVSLEGDQTQRLLIGAAAEQPQRSYAKLAASNSVYLVANEVLSRLRLDPLHYRNRSIELLPGGESLAAAEILNRQTGHVTDLRSVQALQETAIQPLSGEDAEGVIAALQVMLRHFRADGFLDASVSDGILHYGGVEMKLAFEMKLWSDVSADPASSIWLTRRLSGSEQYAWIAEQDLVVKLPQSLVDVLHPLLFVTELPEEWAPPVTPSDEDSVSEEPAEMEVNPEQARESANPMPEEVGEIE; encoded by the coding sequence ATGAAATTGAGAACTACGTTACTTCTGGTCGTATTGAATGCCGTCGTCTTTTTTTTCCTGCTTCGACAGGAATCTCCATTTGATCTGCGTACACGGATGGGGTCGGCAGAAGCGGGCATACTGAATCGGCCAATGTCAGAAGTCGTGGGGATCCGGGTTGACGGACAGACGCTGGAGCGACCCTATCATCTCATCCTCGAACAGGGGCGGTGGCGCATCCAGGAACCCGTGCAATGGGATGCCAATGCATTTGCAGTACGCAGCATGATCAGTCAGATGGAAGCGGCGGAAGTGAGTGTGCGATTCCCGGTCAGTGATATTCAGAGCCGACAGCAGAGTCTTGCGGATTTTGGACTGGAAGACCCCCATTTAGTTGTGCATCTGGACTATGGCGACGAGGTTCGCACTTTTTCCTTTGGGGCTCCGGTCGAGATCAATGACCAGCTCTACCTGCTGGGGCCGGATCGGCAGGAGATCTGGGTCGTGCGTTCCAGTCTGGTCCAGCCCTTTCTGATAGAGTTATCAGATCTGCGCTCGAGCAGTCTCTTTTCGATTCCTGTGTTTGAAGTGCGCTCCCTGTTGGTTGAATTCACGGACGACGGCAGCCGGCGGCGTTTCACAAGGGATGAATCCGGGTGGGTCATGGATACTCCCTTTTTTGCCGAGGCAAATACGGAGCGTGTACAGGGAGCCATTCACCGCCTGGTGAATCATGAGGTCGATGCTTCAACGCTGGTGCCTGGTGAAGGTGTGCAACAGCAGGAAGTCACGCATTTCAATGCGATTGCGCGTTTCGAAGTCATTGGAAACCGGCGCAACTCGACACTGTTGGTCAGTCGTTATCTGGTCAATGGAGAGGCTCACCCAGCCCTTTACCTCGCACGTTTTGAAGGTGCCGCTACCACCTTTTTGCTCCCGCGTGCTGAGATTGACTGGTGGCGCACTTCCCAGTCGAGCTTGAGAGAGCGGCACTTTCTGAATCTGAAACCCGCTGCCATTTCCAAGGTGGAGCTTGTTTCTGGATCGCAGGAACCGAGGACGCTGCGCTTGCTGCGTCTCGAGAATGACCAGTGGCGCATCTACGCGGGTCCGTCGACAGTAGATCTGGTGGACTTTCTCGCCGATGGGCCGACGGTGGTTGAGATCCTTACAGAACTGAACGATCTGATCGCACTGGAGTTTGTGAACGACGATCCGAGTACCAGCGACCTCGATACCTATGGCTTAGCGGAACCCTCATTGACGGTATCGCTGGAAGGGGATCAGACCCAGCGTCTGCTGATCGGTGCAGCTGCAGAACAACCCCAGAGGAGCTATGCGAAACTAGCCGCAAGCAACAGTGTATATTTGGTTGCAAACGAGGTGTTGTCGCGGCTGCGTCTGGATCCGCTCCACTACCGCAACCGTTCCATTGAGCTGCTTCCCGGAGGCGAATCGCTGGCTGCTGCGGAGATTCTGAATCGCCAGACTGGTCACGTCACGGATTTGCGCTCGGTGCAGGCTTTGCAGGAAACTGCGATTCAGCCCCTGTCCGGTGAAGATGCAGAGGGTGTGATCGCAGCACTGCAGGTGATGTTAAGGCATTTTAGAGCGGATGGATTTCTCGATGCGAGCGTGTCAGACGGCATACTGCACTATGGGGGCGTTGAGATGAAACTGGCGTTTGAAATGAAACTTTGGAGTGATGTGAGTGCTGATCCTGCGTCGAGTATATGGCTCACCCGTCGCCTGAGTGGAAGCGAACAATACGCCTGGATTGCTGAGCAGGATCTGGTTGTGAAACTTCCTCAGTCGCTTGTGGATGTATTGCATCCGCTGTTGTTCGTCACGGAGTTGCCAGAAGAGTGGGCACCCCCTGTAACTCCGAGCGATGAAGATTCGGTATCGGAGGAGCCTGCAGAGATGGAAGTGAATCCGGAGCAGGCCAGGGAATCGGCAAATCCGATGCCCGAAGAAGTTGGGGAAATTGAATGA